The following proteins are encoded in a genomic region of Trypanosoma brucei gambiense DAL972 chromosome 8, complete sequence:
- a CDS encoding small GTP-binding protein Rab18, which translates to MAQGDNSPVKIVLLGESGVGKSSLLLSFSLGTFDGDVRSTIGIDFRTKDVSVVDSMGRQKKLKLHLWDTAGQERFRTLTSSYYRGAHAVVLVYDVNEPQTFHALRKWIDEADAFCRLDGVEEAVVYLLVGNKIDKCEVGGGATGMAVPKEDAQQLARDRHMLLAFTSAKTRVGVEQAFDEVARSAYEKMMSKSESRYSGVNLSKTSDPTSGAVCC; encoded by the coding sequence ATGGCGCAAGGTGACAACAGTCCTGTCAAGATCGTATTGCTTGGTGAAAGTGGCGTGGGGAAGTCTTCACTGCTTCTCTCGTTCTCGTTGGGCACATTTGATGGCGACGTCCGCTCAACCATAGGTATTGATTTCAGGACAAAGGATGTGAGTGTGGTGGATTCGATGGGGAGGCAGAAGAAACTCAAACTGCACTTGTGGGACACAGCGGGTCAAGAGCGGTTCCGGACGCTCACCAGCTCCTACTACCGGGGAGCGCATGCAGTGGTGTTGGTGTACGATGTCAATGAACCACAGACGTTCCATGCACTGAGAAAGTGGATCGATGAAGCAGATGCTTTCTGTCGTTTGGATGGggtggaggaggcggtgGTGTATTTGCTCGTGGGAAATAAGATCGATAAGTGTGAGGTGGGAGGTGGTGCTACGGGCATGGCGGTTCCGAAGGAAGATGCTCAGCAGTTGGCGCGGGATCGGCATATGCTCCTCGCTTTTACGTCAGCAAAGACGCGTGTGGGGGTGGAGCAGGCCTTTGATGAGGTGGCGCGATCAGCGTACGAAAAAATGATGTCAAAAAGCGAAAGCCGCTACTCGGGTGTTAATCTCAGTAAAACAAGTGACCCCACAAGCGGCGCGGTGTGCTGTTAG
- a CDS encoding prohibitin, putative gives MSFRFVQRFMLGVTAASAGFYSCCFVVYPGEAAILYNRITGLKDSVYGEGLQCRILGLDEIKVFNIRIRPRVLKTMTGTKDLQMVNISLRVLFRPQTDRLPQIYREFGMDYDERILPSISNEILKAVVAEYKAEELIQKRDVVSARIYQLMQSKVSQFGLVLEDLSLVDIQFGKEFMVAVEQKQVAQQEAERFRYVVLENEQKRRAAVVRAEGEAESARLISEAIQRSGGGLLELRRIEAAVDIASKLIPMRNVTFLPGGSNMLLHMKSHQASEQAH, from the coding sequence ATGAGCTTCAGATTTGTCCAGCGGTTTATGCTTGGAGTTACAGCTGCCTCTGCTGGATTCTACAGCTGCTGCTTTGTCGTATATCCTGGTGAAGCTGCCATTCTCTACAATAGGATCACTGGTCTGAAGGACTCCGTGTATGGCGAGGGTTTGCAGTGCCGTATCTTAGGGCTCGATGAAATCAAGGTATTTAATATTCGCATTCGGCCTCGTGTGCTGAAGACCATGACCGGCACAAAAGATCTTCAGATGGTGAACATAAGTCTTCGTGTACTCTTCCGTCCGCAGACGGATCGGTTGCCACAGATATACCGTGAGTTCGGCATGGATTATGACGAACGTATTCTTCCTTCTATCAGCAACGAAATTCTCAAAGCAGTTGTGGCCGAGTACAAGGCCGAGGAACTGATTCAGAAGCGCGACGTCGTGTCCGCGCGCATATACCAGCTGATGCAGAGCAAAGTATCACAATTCGGCCTTGTACTGGAAGACTTATCGCTTGTGGATATTCAGTTCGGTAAGGAATTCATGGTGGCTGTAGAGCAGAAACAGGTTGCACAGCAGGAGGCAGAGAGATTCCGTTACGTTGTGCTAGAGAATGAGCAAAAGAGGCGTGCCGCTGTTGTTCGCGCCGAAGGTGAGGCGGAGTCTGCCCGCCTGATCTCGGAAGCCATTCAACGCTCGGGAGGGGGACTGTTGGAGCTGCGAAGAATTGAAGCGGCTGTGGACATAGCATCAAAGCTCATACCAATGCGAAACGTAACCTTCCTTCCAGGGGGGAGTAATATGCTTCTCCACATGAAGAGCCATCAGGCATCTGAGCAGGCACATTga
- a CDS encoding U1 small nuclear ribonucleoprotein, putative has protein sequence MQTPGEEDLVHKKNAQRRVEEHMRWKAAFFQSRPPPPFVPQCRRRREPIASSPVHIFHKRALELVAAERPPVVSSSSMNAWPVAAAEKSDPKRSAWLEQMKSEMNRRNPYTDLNICSDPRCTVVMSGLHAKTVEEDIRIFSEQFGRVVSTRLIFDRNGHSRRYGFVQFGREADVQRAVASSGKRRLHGRSVVIDVERGRQEPEFLPKRIAKAVKLQGTSINSPVLPSGDTPIGKRQRNETERQQDRSREAPTKPEPSGGELRHRDDVDILLDDIMSIT, from the coding sequence ATGCAGACCCCTGGTGAGGAAGACCTGgtccacaaaaaaaatgcccAGCGGAGGGTCGAGGAGCACATGCGATGGAAGGCGGCTTTTTTTCAGAGCAGGCCACCCCCACCGTTTGTCCCCCAGTGCCGCCGACGTCGTGAGCCAATAGCTTCGAGTCCGGTCCATATATTTCACAAGCGGGCACTGGAGCTTGTTGCCGCTGAGCGACCGCCTGTGGTTTCGTCGTCGTCAATGAATGCGTGGCCcgttgcagcagcagagAAATCTGACCCTAAGCGTTCGGCCTGGTTGGAGCAGATGAAGTCGGAGATGAATCGCCGCAATCCGTATACAGATTTGAATATATGCTCGGACCCGCGGTGCACAGTTGTGATGTCGGGGTTGCACGCCAAAACGGTGGAGGAGGATATCCGCATCTTCAGCGAGCAGTTTGGTCGTGTGGTCAGCACTCGTCTAATTTTTGACCGTAATGGTCACAGCCGACGGTATGGCTTTGTGCAGTTTGGACGGGAGGCGGATGTGCAGAGAGCAGTTGCAAGTAGTGGAAAGAGGCGGCTTCACGGTCGGAGTGTTGTGATCGACGTGGAGCGAGGGCGGCAGGAACCTGAGTTTCTGCCGAAACGCATTGCAAAAGCTGTGAAATTGCAGGGGACGTCGATCAATTCCCCCGTTTTGCCGTCTGGAGACACGCCAATTGGCAAGCGCCAGCGCAATGAGACCGAACGGCAACAAGATCGATCAAGGGAGGCTCCAACTAAGCCGGAGCCATCAGGAGGTGAACTGAGACACCGTGATGATGTGGACATCCTTCTGGATGATATCATGAGTATTACGTGA